Proteins co-encoded in one Zalophus californianus isolate mZalCal1 chromosome 9, mZalCal1.pri.v2, whole genome shotgun sequence genomic window:
- the LOC113922395 gene encoding basic proline-rich protein-like: MRLQSLLVQGWQKPVHLVDLLIVGSWNYVRKNSEVPSRCRIKDGYDYECLPWKLRSSVPQQGKDSGLSRLWKPPPHSQDSQPAPGKVALGAAHSGQRRPRDSDPALPFAEGEPAAGGGGPKLLKSGLAATRNSRPRLSPRETGGGAPLTSHPRHYSLESEADHAPPAEIAEPDQKEPAGSPGTATKRAPAPFKDSLVGVACEPRPRPARRIPGPAQEGWGRLEPGLLSAQLRARDRETKGRIPPLPAVSRPPGIFPRPEAPPPPPALPLLPPHGTRQFPEVISS, encoded by the exons ATGCGTCTGCAGAGTCTACTTGTACAGGGATGGCAGAAACCGGTTCATCTTGTAGATTTACTGATAGTGGGCTCCTGGAACTACGTTCGAAAAAATTCTGAAGTTCCGTCAAGATGCCGCATTAAAGATGGCTATGATTACGAATGTCTGCCATGGAAGCTGCG AAGCTCTGTACCGCAGCAGGGGAAGGATTCTGGGCTCAGCAGGCTATGGAAGCCCCCACCTCACTCCCAGGACTCCCAACCAGCCCCTGGTAAGGTCGCCCTCGGAGCAGCACACTCCGGGCAGAGGAGACCCCGAGACTCTGATCCCGCCCTCCCCTTCGCGGAGGGAGAACCGGCTGCTGGAGGAGGGGGCCCCAAACTACTAAAAAGCGGATTAGCAGCAACGCGAAACTCTCGGCCCCGCCTCTCTCCCAGAGAAACCG GCGGAGGCGCCCCCCTAACCTCCCACCCTCGCCACTACTCACTCGAGTCGGAGGCAGACCACGCACCGCCGGCAGAGATAGCAGAGCCAGACCAGAAAGAGCCCGCTGGCAGTCCGGGAACAGCGACGAAGCGAGCGCCCGCACCTTTTAAAGACTCCCTGGTGGGCGTGGCTTgtgagccccgcccccgccccgcccggcggATTCCTGGACCCGCTCAGGAGGGCTGGGGGCGTCTGGAGCCGGGGCTGCTCTCGGCTCAGCTTCGGGCTAGGGACCGAGAGACAAAGGGCAGAATCCCGCCTCTTCCTGCTGTTTCCCGCCCGCCTGGCATCTTCCCACGTCccgaggcccccccccccccgccggccctacccctcctccctccccacggGACCCGGCAGTTTCCAGAAGTGATTAGCAGTTGA